The proteins below are encoded in one region of Ascochyta rabiei chromosome 9, complete sequence:
- a CDS encoding Superoxide dismutase, producing the protein MNSTLLRTAAARSALRAATKSSARAGVATTFVRGKATLPDLSYDYGALEPSISGKIMELHHKNHHNTYVTSYNNFSEQIAEAKAKNDIKAQIALQPLINFHGGGHINHSLFWENLAPTSQGGGEPPSGALAGAINDSYGSLDQFKDKFNTALAGIQGSGWAWLVQDTQTGAIQIKTYANQDPVVGQFKPILGVDAWEHAYYLDYQNRKAEYFKAIWNVINWKAAEKRFQ; encoded by the exons ATGAACTCGACCCTCCTCCGCACCGCTGCCGCGCGCTCGGCCCTCCGCGCTGCCACCAAGAGCTCGGCTCGCGCCGGCGTCGCAACCACCTTTGTGCGTGGAAAGGCTACCCTGCCCGACCTCTCCT ACGACTACGGCGCCCTCGAGCCCTCCATCTCCGGCAAGATCATGGAGCTGCACCACAAGAACCACCACAACACCTACGTGACCAGCTACAACAACTTCAGCGAGCAGATCGCCGAAGCAAAGGCCAAGAACGACATCAAGGCCCAGATCGCCCTGCAGCCGCTGATCAACTTCCACGGCGGCGGCCACATCAACCACTCGCTGTTCTGGGAGAACCTGGCGCCCACGTCTCAGGGCGGTGGTGAGCCCCCTTCGGGCGCCCTGGCCGGCGCCATCAACGACTCGTACGGCTCGCTCGACCAGTTCAAGGACAAGTTCAACACGGCCCTCGCCGGCATCCAGGGCTCCGGCTGGGCATGGCTGGTGCAGGACACGCAGACGGGCGCCATTCAGATCAAGACCTACGCCAACCAGGACCCCGTCGTCGGCCAGTTCAAGCCCATCCTGGGCGTCGACGCCTGGGAGCACGCCTACTACCTCGACTACCAGAACCGCAAGGCCGAGTACTTCAAGGCCATCTGGAACGTCATCAACTGGAAGGCCGCGGAGAAGCGTTTCCAGTAG